The Thiorhodovibrio litoralis genome includes a window with the following:
- a CDS encoding circadian clock KaiB family protein, whose amino-acid sequence MSTAAPPDNAASDDTLQLRLYVVGQSPKSVAAYNNLTRLCEQRLTTPFSIEVVDLLENPELAREDQILAIPTLVRRSPAPMRRVIGDLSDGERVLRGLDISSSAIASADHRGASPASGSI is encoded by the coding sequence TTGAGCACCGCGGCGCCCCCTGACAACGCGGCATCCGACGACACACTGCAGCTGCGACTCTATGTGGTCGGGCAAAGCCCAAAATCCGTTGCCGCCTACAACAACCTGACGCGTCTGTGTGAGCAGCGCCTGACCACGCCTTTCAGCATTGAGGTGGTCGACCTGCTCGAGAATCCCGAGCTTGCGCGCGAGGATCAAATCCTCGCCATACCAACACTGGTGCGGCGCAGCCCCGCGCCCATGCGCCGGGTGATCGGCGATCTATCCGATGGCGAGCGCGTCCTGCGTGGCCTGGATATCTCCTCATCGGCGATCGCCTCAGCGGATCACCGAGGTGCGAGCCCAGCAAGCGGCAGCATCTGA
- a CDS encoding AAA-type ATPase lid domain-containing protein translates to MAENNAHSGRQVREISDQVYARMRAYSWPGNVRELRNVVERAVLLATGEVFPLE, encoded by the coding sequence GTGGCGGAGAACAACGCCCACTCCGGGCGCCAGGTGCGCGAGATTTCCGACCAAGTCTATGCCCGCATGCGCGCCTACTCTTGGCCCGGCAATGTGCGCGAGTTGCGCAATGTGGTCGAGCGCGCTGTGCTGCTCGCCACCGGCGAGGTCTTCCCGCTCGAATGA
- a CDS encoding Fic family protein — MADELPPRMLQRRLALLVDQRRLTAEGRGKGRRYRLPPNHFVMQARPGQFEISGQAVGLEIYPPVSPEALAIKEAVRAPIQHRQPVSYQRAFLERYRPNQTFYLTEETRQRLVEMGRPPDAERPAGTYARRIYNRLLIDLSWNSSRLEGNTYSLLETERLLELGEAAEGKDALEAQMILNHKAAIELLVEQADEIGFNHYTILNLHGLLADNLLADPLAGGRLRTIGVGIAGTLYYPLDVPQLIEECFRQVLDTAAAIADPFEQAFFALVHLAYLQPFEDVNKRVSRLAANIPLIRQNLCPLSFVDVPERAYIDGVLGVYEMNRIELLRDVFIWAYQRSCARYSAVRQSLGEPDRFRLRYRALIAEMVAKVVRDRLDKKAATALIRQGAAEQLPAEDQGRFVEVAETELMSLHEGNIARYRLRPAEYQVWRQGWH, encoded by the coding sequence TTGGCGGATGAGTTGCCGCCGCGGATGCTGCAACGGCGCCTGGCTTTGTTGGTCGATCAGCGACGGCTGACGGCCGAGGGGCGCGGCAAAGGCAGGCGCTATCGTTTGCCTCCCAACCACTTCGTCATGCAGGCTCGGCCCGGTCAGTTCGAAATCAGTGGTCAAGCGGTTGGTCTCGAAATCTACCCGCCCGTTTCGCCCGAGGCGTTAGCCATCAAGGAGGCGGTCCGCGCGCCCATCCAGCACCGGCAACCGGTCAGCTATCAGCGCGCCTTTCTGGAAAGGTACCGGCCGAACCAAACCTTCTATCTGACGGAGGAAACACGTCAGCGTCTGGTCGAAATGGGGCGCCCGCCCGACGCTGAACGCCCGGCCGGAACCTATGCGCGCCGAATCTACAACCGTCTGCTGATTGATCTTTCTTGGAATTCCAGTCGCTTGGAAGGCAACACCTATTCGCTGCTGGAAACCGAGCGGCTGCTCGAACTCGGCGAGGCGGCAGAGGGAAAGGACGCACTGGAAGCGCAAATGATCTTGAACCACAAGGCGGCCATTGAACTGCTTGTCGAGCAGGCCGACGAAATCGGTTTCAATCATTACACCATCCTGAATCTGCATGGCCTGCTGGCGGACAACCTGCTCGCCGATCCGCTGGCCGGTGGCCGTTTGCGGACGATCGGGGTCGGCATCGCCGGGACTCTCTACTATCCGCTGGATGTGCCACAACTCATAGAAGAGTGCTTCCGACAGGTCCTCGATACCGCAGCCGCGATTGCCGATCCGTTCGAGCAAGCCTTCTTTGCGCTCGTGCACCTCGCGTACCTGCAACCCTTCGAGGATGTTAACAAGCGAGTTTCGCGTCTTGCGGCAAATATCCCCTTGATTCGACAGAATCTCTGCCCGCTGTCGTTCGTCGATGTCCCGGAGCGCGCCTACATCGATGGCGTGCTGGGTGTCTATGAGATGAATCGCATTGAGCTGTTGCGCGATGTTTTCATTTGGGCCTACCAGCGTTCCTGCGCGCGCTACTCCGCCGTGCGCCAGTCGCTCGGCGAGCCGGATCGATTCCGTTTGCGTTACCGGGCGTTGATCGCCGAGATGGTCGCGAAAGTCGTCCGCGACAGGCTCGACAAGAAGGCCGCAACCGCATTGATCCGGCAAGGTGCCGCGGAGCAGCTACCGGCGGAAGATCAGGGGCGCTTTGTCGAGGTAGCGGAAACAGAGCTGATGAGCCTTCATGAAGGCAACATCGCGCGCTACCGCCTGCGGCCTGCAGAGTATCAGGTGTGGCGGCAAGGCTGGCATTGA
- a CDS encoding helix-turn-helix domain-containing protein — MATQTPGTGPSVEGDQLIIPLDGSLALEDMDRTIIQTALERSDRNVTAAARMLGTTRETLRYRVRKYGLGGVERRRRDKVPAPIMRAGLCAVTICAEQ; from the coding sequence GTGGCGACACAGACCCCGGGCACCGGCCCCAGTGTCGAGGGCGACCAGCTGATCATCCCGCTCGACGGCTCCTTGGCGCTGGAGGACATGGACCGCACCATCATCCAGACGGCGCTTGAGCGCAGCGACCGCAATGTCACCGCCGCCGCGCGCATGCTCGGCACCACGCGCGAGACGCTGCGCTATCGGGTGCGCAAATACGGGCTCGGCGGGGTGGAACGCAGGCGTCGCGACAAGGTCCCGGCGCCAATCATGCGCGCCGGCCTTTGCGCCGTCACCATTTGCGCAGAACAATGA
- the kaiC gene encoding circadian clock protein KaiC, translating to MPCSSSPITKAKTGIQGLDEITGGGLPAARPTLVCGGPGCGKTLLAMEFLVRGATEFGEPGVFMAFEENMAELCANVASVGFDLEDLLEQKKLLIDEITLDPQQAEATGEFDLDGLFLRLADAIDRIGARRVVLDTMERLFASLPNPATVRAEIHRLFRWLKDRGVTVILTGERGEETLTRHGLEEYVSDCVIVLSNELNNLVSTRRLRILKYRGSRHGTNDYPFLIADDGISILPVTSIALVHEASRERISSGVARLDEMLAGQGFFRGSSVLLSGTAGTGKSSLAGHFANAACARGERVLYFAFEESASQIVRNMESIGMHLGQWIEQGQLNLHATRPSFTGLEMHLALMHKAIADFKPQIVILDPLNAFLESTETRQLLEVKAMLMRMLDFIKLGGITGFFTSLTGGGEASDRTDVAISSLIDTWIALTSVDTNGERNRHLGIIKSRGMAHSNQTREFQITDQGVQLLAAYVGTSGRLSGSARIAEQHRINAEQAAQQRKLACELQEMDLQRSAMEARIETMRAEFDLRAARIAASPETDPDSASASMSDKGPQADIPVPNATRPGDSH from the coding sequence ATGCCGTGCTCTAGCTCTCCTATTACCAAGGCCAAAACCGGCATTCAAGGACTTGATGAAATCACCGGCGGCGGGCTCCCTGCTGCGCGGCCAACGCTCGTCTGTGGCGGCCCAGGCTGCGGAAAGACCTTGCTGGCGATGGAGTTTCTGGTCCGCGGCGCAACCGAGTTCGGCGAGCCTGGCGTCTTTATGGCGTTCGAGGAGAACATGGCGGAGTTATGCGCCAATGTCGCCTCGGTCGGCTTCGATCTTGAGGACCTACTGGAGCAGAAAAAACTGCTCATTGATGAAATCACCCTGGACCCACAGCAGGCTGAGGCCACCGGGGAGTTTGATCTCGACGGGCTCTTTCTGCGCCTGGCCGATGCCATCGATCGCATCGGCGCGCGCCGCGTGGTGCTCGACACCATGGAGCGGCTGTTTGCCAGCCTACCGAATCCGGCAACCGTGCGCGCCGAGATCCATCGGCTATTTCGCTGGCTAAAGGATCGCGGGGTGACCGTGATTCTCACCGGGGAGCGCGGCGAGGAGACCCTGACCCGCCACGGGCTTGAGGAATATGTCTCCGACTGCGTGATCGTGCTCAGCAATGAGCTGAACAATCTCGTCTCCACGCGGCGGTTGCGCATCTTGAAATATCGCGGTTCTCGCCATGGGACTAACGATTATCCCTTCCTGATCGCCGACGATGGCATTTCCATTCTTCCCGTCACCTCCATCGCGCTGGTGCATGAGGCATCGCGAGAGCGCATCTCCAGCGGCGTGGCGCGGCTCGACGAAATGCTCGCCGGGCAAGGGTTCTTCCGCGGCAGCTCGGTGCTGCTCTCTGGTACCGCGGGTACCGGTAAATCGAGCTTGGCCGGCCATTTTGCCAACGCGGCCTGCGCCCGCGGCGAGCGGGTGCTGTACTTTGCCTTCGAGGAGTCGGCCAGCCAGATCGTGCGCAACATGGAGTCCATTGGCATGCACCTAGGCCAATGGATCGAGCAGGGTCAGCTGAACCTTCACGCCACCCGGCCGTCCTTCACCGGCCTCGAGATGCACCTGGCACTCATGCACAAGGCGATTGCGGACTTCAAACCCCAAATCGTCATCCTCGACCCGCTCAACGCCTTTTTGGAATCGACTGAAACCCGGCAGCTGCTGGAAGTCAAAGCCATGCTGATGCGCATGCTCGACTTCATCAAGCTCGGAGGAATCACCGGCTTTTTCACCAGCCTGACCGGCGGCGGCGAGGCGTCAGATCGCACCGATGTGGCCATTTCCTCCCTGATCGACACCTGGATCGCGCTCACCAGCGTGGATACCAATGGCGAGCGCAACCGTCACCTTGGCATCATCAAGTCCCGCGGCATGGCGCATTCCAACCAGACCCGTGAATTCCAAATCACCGATCAGGGCGTGCAACTGCTTGCGGCCTATGTCGGCACCAGCGGTCGGCTGAGTGGCTCCGCGCGCATTGCCGAGCAACACCGCATCAATGCCGAGCAGGCCGCGCAGCAACGCAAGCTCGCGTGTGAGCTCCAGGAAATGGACTTGCAGCGCTCAGCGATGGAAGCCCGCATCGAGACCATGCGCGCAGAATTCGACCTGCGCGCAGCGCGGATTGCAGCCAGCCCGGAAACCGATCCCGACAGCGCGTCTGCTTCCATGTCGGACAAAGGACCGCAGGCCGATATTCCCGTTCCAAACGCAACCCGGCCCGGAGACTCCCATTGA
- a CDS encoding sensor domain-containing protein yields the protein MAQNCAVTRDEQGSFQTLINRLHAENRDLRLRLSEAEDTLNAIRGGQVDAVIVSSDTGARERLFTLEGSDASYKALIESMSEGALVLTNDGRIYYANRSMGEMLQTPHQELPGTAFKQWIKSEDHPWFDSLLRLRQEAPPEWRSNEVFLLARDGSEKPCHLSISMLPVNEQHVYFSLVATDLTEQKAHQDRILAAERLARSILDQAAEAIVVCDRTTRILRANALARQLSASSPLGKLFTDALPLQLPSGTAFDLQQYITHRDCHPFEAELTLAGERMSLLVGLGPWLGSDGEMLGSIVTLTDINERKAAEEKIFHLAFYDPLTSLPNRRLLEEHVNRQHSQYARNGRHGALAFIDLDNFKTLNDTRGHDIGDLLLQQVAARITGMIREYDTLARLGGDEFVLILVDLDENLAEAAIQAERICAKILRSAQEPYLLDEHECRATFSIGITLFGPEKISLDELLKQADLAMYQSKASGRNTWRFFAPAMQQKLETRARLEERLRLALRDERLHLAFQPQIDRDQRIIGAEALLRWHDDEEGDIPPSVFIPLAEETGLILPLGDWVLDQACAQLARWAGQPRTATLTLAVNVSAHQFHQPDFVEHIRAVLSRHGITPERLKLELTETLLVKDVKDAAAKMEALKALGISFSLDDFGTGYSSLAYLKRLPLDQLKIDQSFVHDLLENSSDAAIVDAIISMARNLGLAVIAEGVETVAQHSFLLKHGCDAFQGFLFGRPGPAEGLATA from the coding sequence GTGGCACAAAATTGCGCCGTGACGCGCGACGAACAGGGTTCATTCCAAACGCTTATCAATCGGCTGCACGCCGAGAACCGCGATCTGCGCCTGCGCCTGTCAGAAGCAGAGGACACCCTGAACGCCATACGCGGCGGCCAGGTCGACGCGGTAATCGTTTCATCCGATACCGGCGCGCGCGAGCGGCTGTTCACGCTTGAAGGCAGCGATGCCTCCTATAAGGCGCTGATCGAGTCGATGAGCGAAGGCGCCCTGGTGCTGACCAATGACGGGCGCATCTACTATGCCAACCGCAGCATGGGCGAGATGCTGCAGACACCGCACCAGGAACTGCCCGGCACTGCCTTCAAGCAGTGGATCAAGTCCGAGGATCATCCCTGGTTCGACAGCCTGCTAAGGCTGCGGCAGGAGGCTCCGCCAGAGTGGCGCAGCAACGAGGTGTTTCTGCTCGCGCGCGATGGCAGCGAGAAACCCTGTCACCTGTCCATCAGCATGCTGCCTGTCAACGAACAGCACGTCTACTTCAGCCTTGTCGCCACTGATCTGACCGAACAGAAGGCGCATCAGGATCGCATTCTCGCCGCGGAAAGGCTGGCGCGCTCGATTCTTGATCAGGCCGCGGAGGCCATTGTCGTCTGCGATCGCACAACCCGGATCTTGCGGGCTAATGCCCTCGCCCGCCAGCTAAGCGCCAGCAGCCCACTCGGAAAGCTGTTCACCGACGCGCTGCCACTGCAGCTGCCCAGCGGCACAGCCTTCGACCTGCAACAATACATCACCCATCGCGACTGTCATCCGTTCGAAGCCGAGCTCACCCTCGCCGGCGAGCGCATGAGCCTGCTCGTCGGCCTCGGCCCCTGGCTCGGCAGCGACGGCGAGATGCTGGGGAGCATCGTGACGCTGACCGACATCAACGAGCGCAAGGCCGCCGAAGAGAAAATTTTCCACCTCGCCTTTTACGACCCGCTCACCAGCCTGCCGAACCGCCGCCTGCTCGAAGAGCACGTCAACAGGCAGCACAGCCAATATGCCCGCAATGGCCGCCATGGCGCGCTCGCCTTCATCGATCTCGACAACTTCAAAACCCTCAACGACACCCGCGGGCACGATATCGGCGACCTGCTCCTGCAACAGGTCGCAGCGCGTATCACGGGTATGATTCGCGAATACGACACCCTCGCCCGCCTCGGCGGCGATGAATTCGTGCTGATTCTGGTTGATCTTGATGAGAATCTGGCCGAGGCCGCCATCCAGGCCGAGCGCATCTGCGCAAAAATTCTGCGCTCGGCGCAAGAACCCTATCTGCTCGACGAGCATGAATGCCGTGCCACATTCAGCATCGGCATCACGCTCTTTGGCCCGGAAAAAATCTCTCTCGACGAGTTGCTGAAACAAGCCGACCTGGCCATGTATCAGTCCAAGGCCAGCGGACGCAACACCTGGCGGTTCTTCGCTCCCGCCATGCAGCAGAAACTCGAGACCCGCGCCCGGCTTGAAGAACGCCTGCGCCTGGCACTGCGCGATGAGCGGCTGCATCTGGCCTTTCAGCCGCAGATCGATCGCGACCAACGCATTATCGGCGCGGAAGCGCTACTGCGCTGGCACGACGACGAGGAAGGTGATATTCCCCCGAGTGTTTTCATCCCACTGGCGGAAGAAACTGGCCTCATCCTGCCGCTGGGCGACTGGGTGCTCGATCAGGCATGCGCCCAGCTCGCGCGTTGGGCCGGACAGCCGCGCACCGCCACCCTCACGCTCGCGGTCAATGTCAGTGCCCATCAATTTCACCAGCCAGACTTCGTCGAGCACATTCGCGCTGTCCTTTCTCGCCACGGCATCACACCCGAACGGCTCAAGCTCGAACTAACAGAAACCCTGCTGGTGAAAGATGTCAAGGACGCGGCAGCGAAAATGGAAGCGCTCAAGGCGCTGGGAATCAGCTTCTCACTCGATGACTTCGGCACCGGCTACTCATCGCTCGCCTACCTCAAGCGCCTGCCGCTCGATCAGCTCAAGATCGACCAATCATTTGTCCACGACCTGCTAGAGAACAGCAGCGACGCCGCCATTGTCGATGCCATCATTTCCATGGCACGCAACCTCGGGCTCGCAGTCATTGCCGAAGGCGTGGAAACCGTCGCCCAGCACAGCTTCCTACTCAAACACGGCTGCGACGCCTTCCAAGGCTTCTTGTTTGGCCGGCCAGGTCCCGCCGAGGGGCTGGCGACGGCTTAG
- a CDS encoding HD-GYP domain-containing protein: MTSPTTRAIRHPMSQVALRLALVGVVTSLLMGLAVWGFETERIDERVLGMAVAAANHIDSEALEHHNLDQSSPGELQTQAQNALYEQFVVVELYNRDREKLVEEVAPGWESLEELLAAQHHSFPVDDEVHYEKHFILNQLVLVVLVPVKNADGIISGYLEGVYVAAPEILARLKQDVLITVLVVIAAVLLTSLVMIPVILSLNRVVLERSRQVLRGNLETLDALGAAIAKRDSDTNIHNYRVTLLALELAAAAGMKEDSIRDLMIGAFLHDVGKIGISDAILLKPGKLTSEEFATMKTHVKLGVDIVSSSEWLQKGQEVVEFHHEKFDGSGYIRGLKGESIPLAARVFAIADVFDALTSKRPYKEPMSLEKAMAIIERDAGSHFDARLVDVFRNIAPALYAELSTMEDSAVIDRVRSRAEHYWLG, encoded by the coding sequence TTGACGTCACCTACGACACGCGCCATCCGGCATCCGATGAGCCAAGTGGCATTGCGTTTAGCGTTGGTAGGAGTGGTGACGAGCCTATTGATGGGACTGGCGGTTTGGGGATTCGAAACCGAACGCATTGATGAGCGGGTGCTGGGGATGGCGGTAGCCGCGGCAAACCACATTGACAGTGAAGCACTAGAGCACCACAACCTGGATCAGTCTAGTCCAGGCGAACTGCAAACCCAGGCCCAAAATGCGCTGTACGAGCAATTCGTTGTGGTGGAACTTTACAACCGCGACCGCGAAAAGCTCGTGGAAGAGGTCGCACCGGGTTGGGAATCACTGGAAGAACTGCTCGCCGCTCAACATCATTCGTTTCCTGTTGATGATGAAGTGCACTACGAAAAGCATTTTATCCTCAATCAGTTAGTGTTAGTGGTGCTGGTTCCGGTAAAAAACGCAGATGGGATCATCAGCGGCTACCTGGAAGGCGTCTATGTCGCGGCCCCGGAAATCCTCGCTCGCCTGAAACAGGACGTTTTGATTACCGTGCTGGTAGTCATCGCGGCCGTCCTGCTCACTTCGCTGGTCATGATTCCAGTCATCCTGTCCCTCAATCGGGTTGTGCTGGAGCGCTCCCGACAGGTCCTACGCGGCAACCTGGAGACCCTGGACGCCCTTGGTGCCGCCATCGCCAAGCGGGATTCGGACACCAACATCCACAATTATCGCGTGACCCTGCTGGCGCTGGAACTGGCGGCCGCAGCGGGTATGAAGGAAGACAGCATTCGCGATTTAATGATCGGTGCATTCCTGCACGATGTCGGCAAAATCGGCATTAGCGACGCCATTCTGCTCAAGCCAGGCAAACTCACCTCAGAGGAGTTTGCCACGATGAAAACCCACGTCAAACTTGGAGTGGACATCGTCTCAAGCTCTGAATGGTTACAAAAAGGCCAGGAAGTGGTGGAGTTTCACCATGAAAAATTTGATGGTTCGGGCTATATCCGAGGACTGAAAGGTGAGAGCATTCCTCTTGCGGCACGTGTTTTTGCAATTGCCGATGTCTTCGACGCGCTGACATCCAAAAGACCCTACAAAGAACCCATGTCCCTCGAAAAGGCCATGGCCATCATCGAACGCGACGCCGGAAGCCATTTCGATGCTCGCCTAGTGGATGTGTTTCGCAACATAGCGCCGGCGCTTTATGCGGAACTCTCGACCATGGAGGATTCGGCTGTGATCGATAGAGTCAGAAGCAGAGCCGAACATTACTGGCTTGGCTAA
- a CDS encoding ISAs1 family transposase, translated as MPSATALDHALTRHFAPLFDPRNPTQRRHILLEMIVIAIAAILGGAEGFAAIAQFGRSKEAWLRQFLELPNGIPSHDTFGRVFSLIEPAAFQACFRSWAESIRELIPAEVVAIDGKTLRHSFDRARGLGALHMVSAWATANRMVLGQVATEAKSNEITAIPKLLELLCLRGCIVTIDAMGCQKAIAAQIIDQGGDYLLALKGNQGHLVEEVNEAFIEADARGYAGLVSEGVETRDSGHGRVETRRYRTLEDLSAVPHSEGWKGMNMIGMVQSERTCNGKITQETRYYIGSCGINADTFATAARGHWGIENAVHWCLDIGFREDESRLREPIARENFAVLRHLALTRLKKDSTHKLGIHNKRLTAGWNEKYLGKLLFEPPDPPRRKTMSGDSNISGP; from the coding sequence ATGCCATCTGCTACTGCCCTTGATCACGCACTCACGCGGCACTTTGCCCCACTTTTCGATCCGCGCAACCCCACGCAGCGGCGGCACATTCTTCTGGAGATGATCGTGATCGCCATCGCCGCTATTCTTGGCGGGGCCGAGGGCTTCGCGGCGATCGCACAGTTTGGGCGTAGCAAGGAGGCGTGGCTGCGGCAGTTTCTGGAATTGCCCAATGGGATTCCGTCCCACGATACCTTCGGGCGGGTGTTTTCGCTGATCGAGCCGGCGGCCTTTCAAGCCTGCTTCCGCTCGTGGGCCGAATCGATTCGCGAACTGATCCCGGCGGAGGTGGTGGCCATTGATGGCAAGACCCTGCGTCACTCCTTTGATCGGGCACGCGGACTGGGGGCATTGCATATGGTCAGCGCATGGGCCACGGCGAACCGGATGGTGCTGGGACAGGTTGCCACCGAAGCGAAGTCCAACGAGATCACCGCGATTCCGAAGTTGCTGGAACTGCTCTGCCTGCGCGGATGCATCGTCACGATCGATGCCATGGGCTGCCAGAAAGCCATTGCCGCGCAAATTATCGACCAAGGCGGCGACTACTTGCTGGCCCTCAAAGGCAACCAAGGTCACCTGGTCGAAGAGGTCAATGAAGCATTCATCGAAGCCGATGCGCGCGGCTATGCCGGACTGGTCTCTGAGGGCGTTGAAACGCGCGACAGCGGACATGGCCGCGTCGAAACCCGTCGCTACCGCACGCTTGAAGACCTCAGCGCGGTGCCACACAGCGAAGGCTGGAAGGGGATGAACATGATCGGCATGGTGCAGAGTGAGCGCACCTGCAACGGCAAAATCACGCAAGAGACACGCTACTACATCGGGAGCTGTGGCATCAACGCCGACACCTTTGCTACAGCCGCGCGCGGCCATTGGGGGATCGAAAACGCGGTTCACTGGTGTCTGGATATCGGCTTTCGCGAAGATGAGTCGCGCCTGCGCGAGCCGATTGCACGGGAGAACTTCGCGGTCTTGAGACATCTTGCCCTGACTCGGCTGAAAAAGGACTCCACGCATAAACTGGGGATTCACAACAAGCGATTGACGGCTGGGTGGAATGAGAAATACCTGGGAAAACTGCTTTTTGAGCCGCCCGATCCGCCACGGCGGAAGACGATGTCAGGCGACTCGAATATTAGTGGACCTTGA
- a CDS encoding sensor domain-containing diguanylate cyclase, giving the protein MTTKTTNRPWENEVLDLLLDAVCIVDADGRFTYVNGACETIFGYTREELIDKQMIDLVLPEDREQTQQAAKKVMEGTPTLQFENRYRRKDGRVVELSWTASWSQSLGVRIGVARDMTERKRADEALADTKEQLERSNRSLREANDMLQRLATTDHLTGIENRWSFENRAEIEISRAERYGEHLSIVLFDIDHFKAINDHFGHLVGDQIIIEITNRVRRNLRVVDMLARWGGEEFAVILPNCRLSDAALLAEKLRTLIADEAFADVGQVTSSFGVAEWAPRESLDHWIKHADDTLYAAKAAGRNAVCVHKA; this is encoded by the coding sequence GTGACGACTAAAACAACCAACCGCCCCTGGGAAAATGAAGTCCTGGATTTGCTGCTCGATGCGGTCTGCATCGTCGATGCCGACGGTCGCTTCACCTACGTCAATGGCGCCTGCGAGACCATCTTTGGGTACACGCGGGAGGAGTTGATCGACAAGCAGATGATCGATCTGGTCCTTCCGGAAGACCGGGAACAGACGCAGCAGGCGGCAAAAAAGGTCATGGAGGGGACCCCCACACTGCAGTTTGAAAATCGTTACCGGCGCAAGGATGGCCGAGTTGTCGAGCTGTCATGGACGGCCAGTTGGTCCCAGTCCCTGGGGGTTCGGATCGGGGTTGCGCGCGATATGACTGAGCGCAAGCGTGCCGATGAGGCATTAGCCGATACAAAGGAGCAGCTTGAGCGCTCAAACCGCTCCTTGCGGGAGGCCAATGATATGCTCCAGCGCCTGGCCACCACGGACCACCTCACCGGAATCGAAAACCGCTGGTCGTTCGAAAACCGGGCCGAGATCGAGATCAGCCGCGCAGAGCGCTATGGCGAGCACCTGTCGATCGTTTTGTTCGATATCGACCACTTCAAGGCAATTAACGATCACTTCGGCCATCTCGTCGGTGACCAGATCATCATCGAGATCACCAATCGGGTGCGCCGCAATCTGCGCGTAGTCGACATGCTTGCCCGTTGGGGCGGAGAAGAGTTCGCCGTGATCCTGCCAAACTGCAGGCTCAGCGATGCGGCACTGCTGGCCGAAAAGCTGCGCACCCTGATTGCCGATGAAGCCTTCGCCGATGTGGGGCAAGTCACCTCCAGCTTCGGCGTCGCCGAGTGGGCGCCGCGGGAGAGTCTCGATCATTGGATCAAGCATGCCGACGATACCCTCTACGCGGCCAAGGCAGCCGGACGCAACGCCGTTTGTGTACATAAAGCTTGA